CTTTGTCTCCACTCCCTCCCTGGTTTATTTGGGCCATGCCGCACACCATGTTAGGAtggaagagaaaaggaaagagCGGGAAGAAGCAGAAAGGGCTAGGCAAGCTGAGGCAGATGAAGAAAACTCCGCCCTTGATCCAGACCGGAAGAGCCCTATAGTCACCAAAGAAATAAGCCCCAGGGGGATCAAGAAATTTCGTCTTGAGGGGACACTGTTGAGAACCTATATCTGCCACATCTTTTTCAAAACACTTTTTGAGGTGGGCTTCATAGTGGGTCAGTACTTTCTGTATGGCTTCCGAATTCTGCCTCTTTACCGCTGTGGCAGATGGCCCTGTCCCAACCTTGTAGACTGTTTCGTGTCCAGGCCTACTGAGAAAACTGTCTTTATTATGTTTATGTTGGCTGTGGCTTCAGTGTCCCTCTTTCTCAATCTTGTGGAGATCAGTCATTTGGGCTTTAAGAAGATCCTGATGGCTTTCAGAAGGTCAGCAGAACAACATCCCGTGGAGACCCCAGAGAAACCCCTTCACTCTATCGCAGTTTCATCCATCCAAAAAGTCAAAGGTTACAAGCTGCTGGAGGAAGAGAAGCCAGTATTTCACTACTTCCCTTTGACAGAGGTGGGAGTAGAAACTACACCTATACCCCCCTCGTTCAATAATTTTGAAGAGAAGATCGGCATGGAGCGCCTGAAAGACCTTTCCAGGGTCTTTGACGAGCAGCTGCCATCCTACGCCCGGATGGATGAACAGGATGAGGAGAAAGTAGACATGAGAGAAGAGCAAGAACAGGAGGCACCTGAGGTGGCAGAGGAGGCACAAGAGCCATGGGTGGAAAAGGTGACAGACAAagcagaggaaaaagaagaagcaaagccCGAGGAGGAACCAGTGCTAGAACCACCAGGAGAGGACTTACCCTTACCATCAGCTGATATCACTGTTGACACAAGACCCCTTAGCAGGTTGAGTAAAGCCAGCAGTCGGGCCAGGTCAGATGATCTGACTGTATGAAATGATTGGCTCTCTGGTGGCCCTGAACAGCCACAACCATACATATCTTAGATGTCTTTCACGAAGTGCTACACCAGTCATTTTACGATTGTTCCTTATCAATGTTTTGGCTAGAAAGGTGCTATAAAAGCTAGCTGCCTTGTCAGTCCTGTTTGGTCTACAAGTGGAGCTAGCTGCCATGTTACCTATTCAGTGAATCAATTCATCTTCTTGCCAATGGGAGATGCCTCACTACTGTAAAGTAAATGCACTATATACAGTACTGAAATCGGAGGAGAAAACTTCCCTAAAACACCGAGGAAAACAAATGTAGCAACTGTGGTCACAACTGTTTTATATTCCTCTTTTCTCCAGGGATGTGGGAAGTAGACCTCTTCATTTGATTTCCTGCAAATATCGATAAACCTCTTAGCattgatatttcttttttttctgttttagctTGTAACATTACAGTTTTGGTGCTTTCTCCCTTGCTGGCCTTGAGCTTTAATTATTTAACTCACAAAAAAGGGATGCTGCCAATTAGCATGGTTAAATTATATCCAGCTATATCCCTGCAGAACAACAAAGGTTTAAATGTTTGTGTATGAAGACAAATGTGGTTTACCTATATTTTTCTATCCTTAGTCTAGTGTGGGGCACTTAACTTTTTATCTGCATTATGCATCTCAATCTTTAGATGCATACAACTTAAATAAGGCCTCTGACCACTGTGCAACAgtgataacaaaaaaaaacccaagacaCATCTACGCTATCTGCCATG
This sequence is a window from Euleptes europaea isolate rEulEur1 chromosome 12, rEulEur1.hap1, whole genome shotgun sequence. Protein-coding genes within it:
- the GJA8 gene encoding gap junction alpha-8 protein, with amino-acid sequence MGDWSFLGNILEEVNEHSTVIGRVWLTVLFIFRILILGTAAEFVWGDEQSDFVCNTQQPGCENVCYDEAFPISHIRLWVLQIIFVSTPSLVYLGHAAHHVRMEEKRKEREEAERARQAEADEENSALDPDRKSPIVTKEISPRGIKKFRLEGTLLRTYICHIFFKTLFEVGFIVGQYFLYGFRILPLYRCGRWPCPNLVDCFVSRPTEKTVFIMFMLAVASVSLFLNLVEISHLGFKKILMAFRRSAEQHPVETPEKPLHSIAVSSIQKVKGYKLLEEEKPVFHYFPLTEVGVETTPIPPSFNNFEEKIGMERLKDLSRVFDEQLPSYARMDEQDEEKVDMREEQEQEAPEVAEEAQEPWVEKVTDKAEEKEEAKPEEEPVLEPPGEDLPLPSADITVDTRPLSRLSKASSRARSDDLTV